DNA from Solidesulfovibrio fructosivorans JJ]:
GACTACGAAGGCCGCCACGTGCTGCCCAAGATCAAGGTCGACGCCGACTCGCGCAATATCGAGGAGCTGGAAGTCGAGAAGGACGCGACCCGCTACAATCCCCGCAAGACGCCCGAACAGCTCGAGGCGCTCAAGGCCAAGGGCGTCGAGGTCAAGGACTACGACGGCATGATCGGCCAGATGTCCAAGGACGCGCTGATCATCGACGACATCAGCCAGTACGAGACCGAAAAGATCATCGAGATCATGAAGCCCGACATCTTCTGCGCCGGCATCAAGGAAAAGTACATCATCCAGAAGATGGGCATGCCCATGAAGCAGCTGCACAACTACGACATCGGCGGCCCCTACGCCGGGTTTGTCGGAGCCGTCAACTGGTACCGGGACATCGACCGCATGGTGAATTCCAAGATCTGGGCGCTGACCAAGGCCCCCTGGCAGATGGAAGGGCCCGAGCTCGAAGCCAGCTACGTGGCGGAATAAACAAGCTTTTCGCTAGAGAAGGAACGCATTTATGGCTCTCCTCAGACATACCACCGGCGAGATCAAGGAACGCAAGGCGCTCACCGTCAACCCGGCCAAGACCTGCCAGCCCATCGGCGCCATGTATGCCGCGCTCGGGGTGCACAATTGCTTCCCCCACAGCCACGGCTCCCAGGGCTGCTGCGCCTACCACCGCTCCACCCTGACCCGCCATTACAAGGAGCCCATCGTCGCCGGCACCTCGTCGTTCACCGAAGGCTCCTCGGTCTTCGGCGGCCAGTCGAACCTGATCACGGCCATCGACAACATCTTCACCCTCTACGACCCCGAAATCATCGCGGTCCACACCACCTGCCTGTCGGAGACCATCGGCGACGACCTGATGCAGATCTCCCAAAAGGCCAAGGACGACGGCAAGGTGCCCGAGGGCAAGGTCCTCATCTACGCCAGCACCCCGAGCTATGTCGGCACCCACATCACGGGCTACTCCAACATGGTCAAGGGCATCCTCAAGGGCTTCGCCGCCAAGACCGGCACGCCCAACGGGAAGCTCAACATCATCCCCGGCTTCTGCGAGCCCTCGGACATGGCCGAAGTCCGCCGCCTGTGCGCGATGATGGGCATCGACATCATCATGGTCCCGGACACCAACGGCGTGGTCAACGGCCCGCTCACCGGCAAGTACGAGATGTTCCCCAAGGGCGGCGCCACCAGGGAAGAGATCGCTTCCATGGGCGACTCCATGGGCACCGTCGGCCTGGGCCGGTGGGCCACCACCGACGGCGTCAACTTCCTGGACGCCGAGTTCAAGGTGCCCGGCACCATCCTTGGCATGCCAATCGGCCTCCAGGCCACGGACCGGTTCATCGAGACCCTGCACAAGCTGACCGGCAAGCCGGTCCCCGAGGCCATCACCTTCGAGCGCGGCCAGATGGTCGACATCATCTCCGACTACGACCAGTACCTCTACGGCAAGAAGGTGGCCCTGGCCGGCGATCCGGATCAGCTGCTGCCCCTGGTCGAGCTGATCGTCACCCTGGGCATGATCCCGGCCTACGTCGTGTCCGGCACGGCCGGCAAGTACTTCGATGACCGCATGGCCGAGCTGACCAAGGACGTGCCCTACGACTGCAAGTACAAGTGCGGTCCCCTGGCCGACATGTACCTGCTGCACCAGTGGATCAAAAACGATCCGGTCGACCTGCTCATCGGCAACACCTACCTCAAGTACATCGCCCGCGACGAGGACATCCCACTGCTGCGCCACGGCTTCCCGATCCTCGACCGCATGGGGCACCAGTACTTCCCGACCTTCGGCTACACCGGCGGCATGCGCCTTCTGGAGAAAATCCTGGCCGCCATCATGGACCGCCAGGACCGCGACGCCCCCGAGACCCGCTTCGAACTGCAGATGTAACGGAACCGAAACTTCAAGGGAGAGGAGACGAGACGCATGGCCATCGAAAAGCCGCAATACTTGATCAACGTCTGCGCGAGCTTTCGCGTCAAAGGCGAGGCCAAGGGCATCTGCCACAAAAAAGGCTCGCACAACCTGATGGGATACTTCGAAGAGGGTGTGCTCGACCGGGGCATCGACGCCCGAATCGTCAGCACCGGCTGCATGAAACAGTGCGAGGAAGGCCCCATTGTGGTCGTGATGCCCGAGAACTGGTGGTACCGGGGCATCGACAGCGAGGACAAGGTGGACGAGATCCTGGACGCCCTGGAAAACGGCGAGGCCTGCGAGGAACATCTGCTCCCCTAACCGAAAGCCGGTTTGCCAACCGTTTGGATTGGACTCCCATAGAAAAAGCCGCCCCGCTGTCACGGACCAGCGGGGCGGCTTCATTTTGCGCGGCTTCGCTTCATACAAGCGTCGCTTCCACAACCTCATAGTGCCGCACCACCGTTTCGGGCACGATCGCGTAGGCGTCGTCGCCGGGATAGAGCACCGCCCGGCCGATGTCCGCGCCGG
Protein-coding regions in this window:
- the nifK gene encoding nitrogenase molybdenum-iron protein subunit beta, producing MALLRHTTGEIKERKALTVNPAKTCQPIGAMYAALGVHNCFPHSHGSQGCCAYHRSTLTRHYKEPIVAGTSSFTEGSSVFGGQSNLITAIDNIFTLYDPEIIAVHTTCLSETIGDDLMQISQKAKDDGKVPEGKVLIYASTPSYVGTHITGYSNMVKGILKGFAAKTGTPNGKLNIIPGFCEPSDMAEVRRLCAMMGIDIIMVPDTNGVVNGPLTGKYEMFPKGGATREEIASMGDSMGTVGLGRWATTDGVNFLDAEFKVPGTILGMPIGLQATDRFIETLHKLTGKPVPEAITFERGQMVDIISDYDQYLYGKKVALAGDPDQLLPLVELIVTLGMIPAYVVSGTAGKYFDDRMAELTKDVPYDCKYKCGPLADMYLLHQWIKNDPVDLLIGNTYLKYIARDEDIPLLRHGFPILDRMGHQYFPTFGYTGGMRLLEKILAAIMDRQDRDAPETRFELQM
- a CDS encoding (2Fe-2S) ferredoxin domain-containing protein; this encodes MAIEKPQYLINVCASFRVKGEAKGICHKKGSHNLMGYFEEGVLDRGIDARIVSTGCMKQCEEGPIVVVMPENWWYRGIDSEDKVDEILDALENGEACEEHLLP